ATCGAGGAGGACGTTGTTGACGCCGCGGAGGGCGTCGAAGACGGCGGCCAGGTCGTCGCAGGGGTTCACCTGCGTCGCCAGCGCGGTGTGGTCGAGGCCGAGCGAGGTCACGAACTCGCGGGAGAACGCCCGCCAGTCTACGTCCGGGTAGGCTGCGCGGTGGGCGGCGTACGTGCCGGAGGCGCCCGCGAGCTTCCCGGAGAGGTTCTCGGCCGCGCGCTCGACGCGCCCGAGCGCCGTCCCGAGACGGGCGGCGTAGACCGCTAGTTCCTTCCCCCACGTCGTCGGCGTCGCGGGCTGGCCGTGCGTCCGCGCGAGCATCGGCACGTCGCGGTGCTCGCGGGCCTCGTCGACGAGCGTGTCGCGCAGGTCGCGCAGCTCGGGCACGAGCACCGCCTCCACGGCGGGTTTCACGAGCAGCCGGTGGGCGAGGTTGTTCACGTCCTCGCTGGTGAGCCCGAAGTGGATCCACGGGTGGAGCCGCTCGGGCGTCTCCGTGCGCAGGAAGTACTCGACGGCCTTCACGTCGTGGTTGGTCGCCGAATACCCCTCGGCGCCCTCGGTCTCGAGGCGCTTGACGAGCCGGGCGTCGGCGGCCGAGAAGTCGTCGACGACGGCGCGCAGGTCGGCGCGCTCGCCGTCCGAGAGCGCCAGGTCGACGCCCGCCTCCTCGGCGAGCGCGAGCAGGTACTCGACCTCGACCTCGACGCGCGCGCGGATCAGACCGGCCTCGCTGGCGTACGGGACCAGCGGCGCGGTCCGACCGGCGTACCGCCCGTCGAGCGGCGAGACGGCTGCGAGGGGGTCCTCGCGGGGGATGTCCATGTCCGGCGGTCCACCCGCGCGCATGAAAGCGGTTTCGGTCGACCAGCGTGCGAACCACCACGAGTGTGCATACGACACCGCGATCGACCCGTACAGTTCGCGAATTCGATCCGGATTCGTGCATAATCGTGCCGCGAAGACCGCAACGCTCTTTCCGCCGGCGCGGGAGCGTTCGGGCATGAAGATCGCGGGCATGGCGAGCAATCGCGGGCGCAACCTTCGGAACATCGCGGACCGAGCGCCGGGCGGCGCCGAGGTGTCGGTCGTCCTGACGAACGACGCCGACGCGCCGGTGCTGGACGCGATGGGTAAGCGCGGCGTGGCGACCGAGGTCGTCGAGCGCGACGAGGGCGAGGCACGGGAGGCCCACGAGAAGCGCGTTCTCGACGCCCTCGCCGACCACGAGTTCGATGTCGTCTGTCTCGACGGCTACATGCGCGTCCTGACGGACACGTTCCTCGACGCCGCGCCGACGACGCTGAACGTTCACCCGTCGCTGTTGCCGTCGTTCCCCGGCAACGACGCCCACCGGCGCGTGCTCGACGCGGGCGTTCGACAGACGGGCTGCACCGTTCACGTCGTCACCGAGGAGGTCGACGGCGGCCCCATCGTCACCCAGGAGGCGGTGCCGGTGTACGAGGGCGACGATACGGATGACCTGAAGGAGCGCGTGCTGTACGAGGCGGAGTTCGCGGCCTACCCGCGCGCGGTGAAGTGGTTCGCCGAGGGCCGCGTGACGGTCGATCCGGACGCCCACGAGGTCCACGTCGACGGCGACGACGCCGGGGGCGACGGGGACGGCGGACGCTTCCCGTCCCGGCGGACGACCAGCGAGGACCGCGTCCGGGAGCTGCGCTACGGCGAGAACCCCCACCAGGACGCCGCCCTCTACGCCGACACGACCTGCGACGAGGCGAACGTCGTCGCCGCCGAGCAACTGAACGAGGGCGCCAAGAAGCTCTCGTACAACAACTACAACGACGCCGACGGCGCGCTCAACCTGGTGAAGGAGTTCGACGAGCCCGCCGCGGCGGTGATCAAACACACCAACCCCGCCGGCTGCGCCACCGCGGACACCCTCGCGGAGGCGTACGCGGACGCGCTCTCGACGGACGCGAAATCGGCCTTCGGCGGCATCGTCGCGCTGAACCGCGAGTGCGACGCCGAGACGGCCGAGCTGATCGTCGACTCGTTCAAGGAGGTCGTCGTCGCCCCCGGCTACACGGACGACGCGCTGGCGGTGCTGTTCGGGAAGGACAACCTCCGCGTGCTCGACGTGGGCGACGAGGAGACGTTCGCACAGCGGCCCGAGACGCTCACCGAGAAGCCCGTCGTCGGCGGCCGGCTGGTGCAGGAGCGCGACCTGCAGGCGCCCGAGCGCGACGACCTGGAGGTCGTCACCGAGCGCGCGCCCACCGACGGGGAGATCGAGACGATGCTGTTCGCGTGGCGCGTGCTGAAGCACGTGAAGTCGAACGGGATCCTCTTCGCCACCGGCACCGAGACGGTCGGCGTCGGCATGGGGCAGGTGAGCCGCGTCGACGCCGTCACGCTGGCGGCGATGAAAGCCGAGAAGGACGCCGAGGGCAAGTCCGCGGAGGGCGCGGTGATGGCCTCGGACGCCTTCTTCCCGTTCCCGGACGGCATCGAGGAGGCCGCCGAGGCGGGCATCGAAGCGGTGATCCAGCCCGGCGGCTCGGTCAACGACGACGACGTGATCGCCGCGGCCGACGAACACGACATGGCGATGGTGTTCACGGGCGACCGCGCGTTCCGCCACGACTGACTCCCGCTCGGCCAGCTCGCCCGAACGAGTATTCTCACTGAGATGTCGACCGGAGCAGTTATGAGAGCCGGGTACAGGCGTCGAGACAGCTTCGGATCCGCGCATGACTGAGGACGTGACCCCCATCGACGCCAGCGCGACCGCGCCGTCGACGTCGGTCCGGCTGGCGAACCTTCACGAGGCAACCCGGTCGATGATGCTCGCGGAGTCGCGCGAGGCTGTCGCGCGGACGGCCGCGACGGCCGCGACCGACGTGCTCGGCTTCCCGCTGAACACGGTTCGGCTGTACGACCCCGAGAGCGACCGGCTCATGCCGACGGCGGTGTCAGACGGGGTGGAGGAGCTTGCGGGCGAGCGGACGCCGTACGAGCGGGGGGAGACGATCCAGTGGGAGGCGTTCGACGGGGGCGAGCAGCTCGTGTTCGACGACATCACCGAGATCGACGACGACGTGCCACGCTCGGGCACCGGGAGCATGCTCGTCGCGCCGCTGGACGACCACGGGGTGCTCACCCTCGGATCGACGACCGAGGGCGGGATCGACCCCGCCGACGTGGAGCTGGCGCGCGTGCTCGCGGCGAACGTGGAGGCGGCGATGGACCGCGCGCGGCGGCGGGCGACGCTGGCCGAGCGAACCGAGTCGCTGCGGCGCAAGAACGAGCGCCTCGACGAGTTCGCCGCGATCGTGAGTCACGACCTCCGCAACCCCCTGAACGTCGCCCGTGGGTACGTGGACCTGGCGATCGAGGAGGACGACACCGAGCACCTCCCCGCGGCCGCCGAGGCGCTCGATCGGATGGACGACCTCGTGGACGCGACGCTGTCGCTGGCCCGACAGGGGCGCACCGTCGAGGAGACGGAGGAAACGGATGTCGGGCGGCTCGCGCGGGAGGCGTGGGCGGTCGTCGACGCGCCCGAGGCGACGCTGTCCGTCGAGGACGCGCCCGTCGTCACGGCCGACCCGGAGCGGCTGCGGACGCTGCTGGAGAACTGCCTGCGTAACGCCGTCGACCACGCGGGCCCCGAGGTGACCGTCGTCGTCGGCGCGACCGCGGACGGCTTCTTCGTCGCCGACGACGGTCCCGGGATCCCCGAGGGTGACCGCGAGAAGGTGTTCGACCGCGGGTACACGACCGCCGACGACGGCACGGGCTACGGACTCGCGATCGTCGCCGACATCGCCCGCGCCCACGGCTGGACGGCGGAGGTCGCCGAGAGCGGCGACGGCGGCCTCCGGCTGACGTTCGACGGCTCCCGGTAGTGACGTTCTACTGGTCCCGGTAGCGACGGTCGACGGCTCCCGTTAGCCATAAGCGCGCGCCGCGAATCCGTCCGGGTATGCGCTACTACGAGGCGGCGAACTTCCTCTTCGACCTCCGGCGCTTTCAGGTCAAGCCGGGCACCGAATCGGTGCGCGACCTGTTGGCGCACCTGGGCGACCCCCACGAGGGGATCGACTTCGTCCAGGTCGCCGGGTCGAACGGGAAGGGGAGCGTCGCCCGGATGGTGGAGTCCGTCCTCCGGGAGGAGGGCCGCCGCGTCGGCCTCTACACCTCCCCGCACTTCGAGGACGTCCGCGAACGCGTCCGCGTCGACGGCCGGTCGATCCCGAAAGCCGAGGTCGCGGCGTTCGTCGAGGCGGCCAAGCCGTGGCTGGTCGGCCGCGCGGCCGACGGCGAGCCGCTCACCTTCTTCGAGGTCGTCACCGCGCTGGCCCTGTGGCGGTTCGACCGCGCCGACGTGGACGTGGCGGTGCTGGAGGTCGGGATGGGCGGGGAGTACGACGCCACGAGCGTCGTCGACCCCGTCGCCGCGGCGGTGACGAACGTCTCGCTGGAGCACAC
This genomic stretch from Halobaculum roseum harbors:
- the purB gene encoding adenylosuccinate lyase translates to MDIPREDPLAAVSPLDGRYAGRTAPLVPYASEAGLIRARVEVEVEYLLALAEEAGVDLALSDGERADLRAVVDDFSAADARLVKRLETEGAEGYSATNHDVKAVEYFLRTETPERLHPWIHFGLTSEDVNNLAHRLLVKPAVEAVLVPELRDLRDTLVDEAREHRDVPMLARTHGQPATPTTWGKELAVYAARLGTALGRVERAAENLSGKLAGASGTYAAHRAAYPDVDWRAFSREFVTSLGLDHTALATQVNPCDDLAAVFDALRGVNNVLLDLDLDVWLYVSDRYLGQEAAAGETGSSTMPHKVNPIDFENSEGNLSKANSDLSFLADYVTTSRLQRDLSDSTVKRNIGAALAHCLIGYSKTAAGLAKVVPNEQVMREELEATPEVIGEAVQTILRREGDTAAYERVKELTRGKRVTIEDFRDLFDDLDVDESVREELHALTPAGYVGYGGDLVDELDDDGDGN
- the purH gene encoding bifunctional phosphoribosylaminoimidazolecarboxamide formyltransferase/IMP cyclohydrolase, yielding MKIAGMASNRGRNLRNIADRAPGGAEVSVVLTNDADAPVLDAMGKRGVATEVVERDEGEAREAHEKRVLDALADHEFDVVCLDGYMRVLTDTFLDAAPTTLNVHPSLLPSFPGNDAHRRVLDAGVRQTGCTVHVVTEEVDGGPIVTQEAVPVYEGDDTDDLKERVLYEAEFAAYPRAVKWFAEGRVTVDPDAHEVHVDGDDAGGDGDGGRFPSRRTTSEDRVRELRYGENPHQDAALYADTTCDEANVVAAEQLNEGAKKLSYNNYNDADGALNLVKEFDEPAAAVIKHTNPAGCATADTLAEAYADALSTDAKSAFGGIVALNRECDAETAELIVDSFKEVVVAPGYTDDALAVLFGKDNLRVLDVGDEETFAQRPETLTEKPVVGGRLVQERDLQAPERDDLEVVTERAPTDGEIETMLFAWRVLKHVKSNGILFATGTETVGVGMGQVSRVDAVTLAAMKAEKDAEGKSAEGAVMASDAFFPFPDGIEEAAEAGIEAVIQPGGSVNDDDVIAAADEHDMAMVFTGDRAFRHD
- a CDS encoding sensor histidine kinase, yielding MTEDVTPIDASATAPSTSVRLANLHEATRSMMLAESREAVARTAATAATDVLGFPLNTVRLYDPESDRLMPTAVSDGVEELAGERTPYERGETIQWEAFDGGEQLVFDDITEIDDDVPRSGTGSMLVAPLDDHGVLTLGSTTEGGIDPADVELARVLAANVEAAMDRARRRATLAERTESLRRKNERLDEFAAIVSHDLRNPLNVARGYVDLAIEEDDTEHLPAAAEALDRMDDLVDATLSLARQGRTVEETEETDVGRLAREAWAVVDAPEATLSVEDAPVVTADPERLRTLLENCLRNAVDHAGPEVTVVVGATADGFFVADDGPGIPEGDREKVFDRGYTTADDGTGYGLAIVADIARAHGWTAEVAESGDGGLRLTFDGSR